CAGGCCGCTCCAGGTGAGCACCGTGCTCCAGCTCCACGGCACGCGCTCGGAGGAGAGGCGCAGCAGGGCGGACACGCCGTACACCACGAGCGCGCGGCCGAGCAGCACGGCCAGATAGGCCAGGAGGATGGGCACCCACGAGTCCAGCAGCGACTGGAGCTGCACCTCCATGCCGATGAGCAGGAACACGACGGAGTTGAGCGCGAACGCCAGGTACTCCCAGAAGCTCTCCACCGCGACGCGCGTGGTGGCGCTCATGCCGGTGTTGGCGGCCCAGTTGCCACACAGCATGCCGGCCACCACGGTGGCGATGACGCCCGAGTAGTGGAAGTTCTCGGCCACCACGAACGAGCCATAGGCGGCGATGACGGTGAGGGTGATTTCCACCATCGCGTCCTCGATGCGCTGGATGACCTGGGACACGGCGAACCCGATGAGCCCGCCGATGAGCCCGCCCACGCCGGCGACCTTGATGAAGTCCAGCACGGCGCCGCTGGTGGTGAACTCACCCCCGAGCGCCACGGCGACGATGAGGTTGAAGAGCACGACGGCCGTGCCGTCATTGAGCAGGCTCTCGCCCTCCACGAGGACGGCCAGGCGCTTGGGGACACCCAGCATCTTGAAGAGCCCCACCACGGCGATGGGGTCCGTGGAGACGATGACCGCGGCGAACACCAGGGCGTGGATGAAGGCGAAGCCTTGGACGAGCTGGAGCCCTCCCACGGCGGGCGACAGCAAGAGCGCGGTGACGGCCACGGCCGCGACGACGCCGGGGATGGCCAGGGCGTGGATGGCCAGCTTGTTCTTCCAGAACTTGCGGAAGTCCACGTGGAAGGCCGCCTCGAAGATGAGGCCCGGGAGGATGACGGCGAAGAGCAGCCCCTTGGTCAGGTGGGGCGGCTCGAAGGCATGCGCGGTGCCCAGCACGAGCCCTGCCACCACGAGGGCCACGGTGTAGGGGAACTTGAAGTAGCGCGCCACGATGGCCACGGCCGTCGCCACGGCGAAGAGCAGTACGAACGCCAACTCGAATTGCATCGGCTTCCCAGACGATTGGGGGTCAAAAGGTCAGTCTCTATGCCATCCCGGAGGGGCCGCAGGCAACCCGTCAAATGGAGAAGGGCTCAGCGGAGCGCCAACTCATGAAACTCGATGCCATCGAGCCCCAGGTGGTGCACGGCGTCCTTGAAGCGCTCGGAGCCCACCAGCACGGTGGCGAAGTTGCTCAAGCGAAAGAGTTCCTCGCCAGGGGGGAGGGAGGAGGCGTCGAGAAGAAGGTTCTTGGGGAGTTCGAAGCCATCCCGGCCGCAGCGTGCGCACGGCGGCGGGCGCTGGGGAAGACAGTCCTCGTGCAACCTGGCCAGGGGGGGCAGCTGAAGTTCGAGCAACTCGGGCGGGTTCTTTTTTGGGGCGAACCGCAGCTCGGGCGAGCAGCCTTTCAGGCTGCGGACACCATGCGCCAGCAGTTGCTCCGCCGCTTCCCGCCGGGCCAGGAGCGTCCAGGGGTTCTGAAAGAAGAACGCCCCGAAGTTGCCTCGGGCCGTACCCACCAGCGGCCCGAGGCGGGTGCCTGGCGGAATGGGAACTCCCGGCGGCAGCCATGGCCGGACAGACTCACGCAGCCGCTCGAACTCTTCGATGGGCTCCGCGCGGGGTTTTTCGAGGGCGGCTCGAAGGGGATGATCCGAGAGATCCACGCAAGGATAGGCGGTTCCGGCACTGGCCCAGATGGCGCCACAAACAGGGCATTCAGAGCCAGGCAGTCCCCAGCGGGATGTGGCGATGATGTCGCCCGTGGCGCTGGCTGCCTTGTCCGCTTTGAGTCGATAGAAGCGCATCTCTCCTCCTGCTGGGCGCATCAGCGATAGGGAACCATCTGGGAGCCTGTCAGATCGTACTGAACGATGAGCTTGATGGCATGACGCCAGATCTCCTCGTGTGTCGCGGTATCACGCTCTTCCGTCCATCGTCTCCACTCTTCGTTCCACAGCCCCCCGCGTGAGCCTCCACTGTGAAGCCGGCGGTGGACCTCACGGGGGATCCGCAGTGTGTAGTCATGGATGTTGATTCGCTGCCGGGAGAACCAGGCGGCCAGATCCGGGGCTTGAGGAAAAATGCGGTGCTTCTCCAGGCTCCCCGGAGGGTGTGAGCGTTGCTGAGGGAGGAGCGGGGCGGGGTGGTTGTTCCAGCGGATGACGAAGACGGGTTCCGCATCGGAGCGCGGGTATC
Above is a genomic segment from Stigmatella erecta containing:
- a CDS encoding TIGR02269 family lipoprotein; its protein translation is MSLIAWIRTASLSVFLAACASTAPSRCEPGKAAAASSDEECQGTTTLDLFCASEACALFRCQDLVAAGEATSLEVVPARWNRLFRGPGWPRRGWRYPRSDAEPVFVIRWNNHPAPLLPQQRSHPPGSLEKHRIFPQAPDLAAWFSRQRINIHDYTLRIPREVHRRLHSGGSRGGLWNEEWRRWTEERDTATHEEIWRHAIKLIVQYDLTGSQMVPYR
- a CDS encoding double-CXXCG motif protein, whose translation is MRFYRLKADKAASATGDIIATSRWGLPGSECPVCGAIWASAGTAYPCVDLSDHPLRAALEKPRAEPIEEFERLRESVRPWLPPGVPIPPGTRLGPLVGTARGNFGAFFFQNPWTLLARREAAEQLLAHGVRSLKGCSPELRFAPKKNPPELLELQLPPLARLHEDCLPQRPPPCARCGRDGFELPKNLLLDASSLPPGEELFRLSNFATVLVGSERFKDAVHHLGLDGIEFHELALR
- a CDS encoding Na+/H+ antiporter; translation: MQFELAFVLLFAVATAVAIVARYFKFPYTVALVVAGLVLGTAHAFEPPHLTKGLLFAVILPGLIFEAAFHVDFRKFWKNKLAIHALAIPGVVAAVAVTALLLSPAVGGLQLVQGFAFIHALVFAAVIVSTDPIAVVGLFKMLGVPKRLAVLVEGESLLNDGTAVVLFNLIVAVALGGEFTTSGAVLDFIKVAGVGGLIGGLIGFAVSQVIQRIEDAMVEITLTVIAAYGSFVVAENFHYSGVIATVVAGMLCGNWAANTGMSATTRVAVESFWEYLAFALNSVVFLLIGMEVQLQSLLDSWVPILLAYLAVLLGRALVVYGVSALLRLSSERVPWSWSTVLTWSGLRGAISMVLVLSLPEDFAHRELLVNMTFGVVVLSIIVQGLTMPPLLRRLGVTGQRDVYQEKYELARGRLGSVHAAMGALESMRRSRDIPADVLDQLEKDYEQKARAAQEELANLKQQTNRFHEEEHQEAVRRVLIIEKDSLLKAYQKGAIGKEAYEHLSTELDERLAKAKDAEAHVSLEDSVVSNEPIRN